A window from Marinobacter salsuginis encodes these proteins:
- a CDS encoding TonB-dependent receptor plug domain-containing protein — protein sequence MYQSTKTAGMGKRHPRVACFGLSLALSALLPTTAVGQTDTPDFIPGLLALEGEQSEIPEVLTTTRLRQSKLRVPGTTTIITGDMIRDLGIMNLVEALRLVPGMVVGHWGSTNPVATYHGTSQYEQRRLQVQIDGRTAYRISLADVDWLGMPVALENIERIEVSRGPNSAAYGINAFLGSINIITRSPQDTAGVEAYTSVGSRGHLRTFTSVGDADADKSWRLSYEKRKSNGFDNQIDGGEEIPFHDGHDINNFNFDSVFRIDRQHSIDVRAGVLDGVNEEDLEKSGKLGATTNPDIIMDDYYLHVRFDGATSPDHFYHIQASYQNQRQRQRWTVSTPAPVINALLPAGFPPFPEDQGPFIADLNEDLEETRQEIELQDTIIFSDQFKLVSGLGYRKDSFNSETFFNGKGNNYQSRVFANAEYSPFRWLTFNAGGNWEQTTTTDEDYFSPRAAANFILNNNHAVRFVFSKAVRTPDAFEQNPDWGYTPTNVQPPFEALDGQRIDVESLLDPTTSTYGDRLEEEWITSREISYFGQFNLERALLSVEVRYFNDDFRDMISGVINEEEWYIANNVDLEQEGVELETSLEFSGTKLRATYAYLEQEGRYTGDPNALPLNKQERAVDLLARLSARDSGSFAWIQDLPKGFTTSAAMYWTNEVRETRFERADFRLARRVDKTDYSYMLALTIQHYLNPKHWISPDNRIEDHNQFFVEAGIRF from the coding sequence ATGTATCAATCGACCAAAACGGCAGGGATGGGTAAGCGCCACCCTCGCGTAGCCTGCTTCGGCCTCAGCCTTGCCCTGTCCGCTCTGCTACCAACCACAGCAGTCGGCCAGACCGATACCCCTGATTTCATACCCGGCTTACTTGCCCTGGAAGGCGAACAAAGCGAAATCCCCGAAGTCCTGACGACAACACGATTGCGCCAGTCAAAACTCCGGGTGCCTGGCACCACCACGATCATCACCGGAGACATGATTCGCGACCTCGGCATCATGAATCTCGTAGAGGCACTCCGGCTGGTTCCCGGCATGGTGGTTGGCCACTGGGGAAGCACCAATCCGGTTGCAACCTACCACGGTACCTCCCAGTACGAGCAGCGCCGGCTGCAGGTTCAGATTGACGGGCGAACGGCCTATCGAATCAGCCTGGCCGACGTCGACTGGCTGGGCATGCCGGTGGCACTGGAGAACATTGAACGCATTGAGGTGAGTCGGGGACCGAATTCCGCCGCCTATGGCATCAATGCCTTTCTTGGCAGCATCAATATCATTACCCGCTCGCCGCAGGATACAGCCGGCGTGGAAGCCTACACCTCGGTCGGGTCCCGCGGACATCTGCGCACGTTTACGTCGGTGGGTGATGCCGACGCCGATAAAAGCTGGCGCCTGTCCTATGAAAAGCGGAAATCCAACGGTTTTGACAACCAGATTGATGGCGGAGAGGAAATCCCCTTCCACGATGGCCACGATATCAACAACTTCAATTTTGACAGCGTATTTCGCATTGACCGCCAGCACTCCATTGACGTCCGGGCAGGCGTTCTGGACGGTGTGAATGAAGAAGATCTCGAGAAGTCGGGCAAGCTGGGAGCTACCACAAACCCGGACATCATCATGGACGACTACTACCTCCATGTCCGGTTCGATGGAGCGACGTCGCCTGATCATTTCTATCATATCCAGGCCAGTTATCAGAATCAGCGGCAGCGTCAGCGTTGGACAGTCTCAACACCTGCGCCTGTAATCAATGCCCTTCTTCCGGCGGGCTTCCCGCCATTTCCAGAAGACCAGGGACCGTTCATCGCTGACCTGAATGAAGACCTGGAAGAAACCCGGCAGGAAATCGAGCTCCAGGACACCATCATTTTCAGCGATCAGTTCAAGCTGGTCTCTGGTTTGGGCTATCGCAAGGACTCGTTCAATTCTGAGACCTTCTTTAACGGGAAAGGGAATAACTACCAATCCAGGGTATTCGCCAACGCCGAGTACTCGCCTTTCCGCTGGCTGACCTTCAACGCAGGCGGCAACTGGGAGCAGACTACAACCACCGATGAAGATTATTTCTCGCCCAGAGCCGCCGCGAACTTTATCCTGAACAACAACCACGCCGTGCGGTTTGTGTTTTCCAAAGCGGTCCGCACACCGGACGCCTTCGAACAGAATCCTGACTGGGGCTATACGCCTACCAACGTTCAGCCACCTTTTGAGGCATTGGACGGCCAGCGAATCGATGTCGAAAGCCTGTTGGATCCGACCACATCCACGTATGGAGATAGGCTTGAGGAGGAATGGATCACTTCCAGGGAGATCAGCTACTTCGGCCAGTTCAACTTGGAAAGAGCCCTGCTCTCTGTGGAAGTTCGCTACTTCAATGATGACTTCCGTGACATGATCAGCGGCGTTATCAACGAAGAAGAATGGTACATCGCCAACAATGTTGATCTTGAACAGGAAGGCGTCGAACTGGAAACGTCACTGGAATTCTCCGGCACCAAACTGCGAGCCACCTACGCCTATCTTGAGCAGGAGGGCAGATACACGGGTGACCCCAACGCACTCCCGCTGAACAAACAGGAACGGGCTGTCGATCTTCTGGCCCGTCTCTCCGCCCGCGATTCCGGCAGCTTCGCCTGGATCCAGGATCTCCCAAAGGGCTTCACGACGTCAGCGGCCATGTACTGGACCAATGAAGTCAGGGAAACCCGGTTCGAGCGTGCGGATTTCCGCTTGGCCCGACGGGTGGACAAAACAGATTACAGCTATATGCTGGCACTGACGATCCAGCATTATCTCAATCCGAAGCATTGGATCAGCCCGGATAACCGGATTGAAGATCACAACCAGTTTTTTGTTGAGGCTGGTATTCGTTTCTGA
- a CDS encoding ATP-binding protein, which produces MSNVKRQQRPLSRTLLLLGALPAVVMFIVLMVFFTSARLEDARRDLSDSGQMLADSLAPALEYAVVSGNTLALDQILSQSLRRSNADWIRVSDVMGEQIGFVSHQPVNASDLRSRYQIFEADILQQPLELGSERTAEWFEPDYGFGSGSLRVGTVQVGMDHDVLADRRQDILWTSIAVGVALLLFTILIINHFLGTILAPIRDLAGRIGKLTAGDYQERALNTHQSSREIVAIEEQLNELAQHLAGLKTARDQTLTASESAREKAEMANQAKSEFLATMSHELRTPLNGVLGMVDLIQEEPLTHRQREYLNTARQSTEDLLTVIADILDYSKMDSGTLKLESQEFDLRELISNCTATYRHLAEQQGLALNLKFFGDWPDNPVVVGDPARLRQILAGLADNAIKFTGDGFINIQAGFFALEDNCIILNCSISDSGSGIPVERLQDIFNSFEQLDHGNSRGFGGTGLGLSLVQRLVELMGGHIQVETDLGKGSSFRFELPFELANPTNQSEPSGPPPREAINSTSHALVVEDNPVNQRVATAMLKRLGFQTDSANNGKEALEKVTTNHTGYDIILMDCQMPVMDGYEATRFIREWEQSNGQIGTPIIALTADVLPGTEKSCLDCGMNDYLAKPVRKEMLREVLSRWIQL; this is translated from the coding sequence ATGAGTAACGTCAAGAGACAGCAGCGGCCCCTCTCCCGCACTCTCTTGCTCCTGGGTGCGCTCCCGGCCGTTGTCATGTTTATCGTGCTCATGGTGTTCTTCACGTCCGCGCGCCTCGAGGACGCCCGCCGGGATTTGTCAGACAGCGGCCAGATGCTTGCGGACAGCCTGGCGCCCGCACTCGAGTACGCCGTGGTTTCGGGCAACACCCTGGCACTGGATCAGATCCTGTCCCAATCACTGCGACGCAGCAACGCCGACTGGATCCGCGTTTCTGACGTGATGGGAGAGCAGATTGGGTTCGTCTCCCACCAACCGGTCAATGCCAGCGACTTGCGCAGTCGCTACCAGATTTTCGAGGCCGACATTCTCCAGCAACCTCTGGAGCTTGGTTCGGAAAGAACAGCGGAATGGTTTGAACCCGATTATGGCTTTGGCTCCGGCTCCCTGCGAGTCGGCACAGTACAGGTCGGCATGGATCACGATGTTCTTGCCGACAGGCGGCAGGATATTCTCTGGACGTCCATCGCCGTTGGCGTGGCCCTGCTTTTGTTCACTATTCTGATCATCAACCACTTTCTGGGGACCATCCTCGCGCCCATCCGGGATCTTGCCGGACGAATCGGAAAGCTGACCGCCGGCGACTATCAAGAACGCGCCCTGAACACCCACCAGAGCTCCCGCGAGATCGTGGCAATTGAGGAGCAACTCAACGAACTTGCCCAACATCTCGCAGGCCTGAAAACAGCGCGGGACCAGACACTCACAGCCTCTGAAAGCGCCCGGGAAAAAGCCGAAATGGCGAACCAGGCAAAATCCGAGTTTCTGGCCACCATGAGTCATGAACTCCGCACCCCTCTGAATGGGGTTCTGGGTATGGTGGATCTGATCCAGGAAGAGCCGCTCACCCATCGCCAGCGGGAGTACCTGAACACCGCCCGGCAATCCACCGAGGATCTGCTCACGGTGATCGCGGACATCCTGGACTATTCAAAGATGGACAGCGGCACCCTGAAACTTGAAAGCCAGGAATTCGATCTCAGGGAATTAATTTCCAACTGTACCGCCACCTACCGGCACTTGGCGGAACAACAGGGCCTGGCCCTCAACCTGAAGTTCTTCGGTGACTGGCCTGACAACCCGGTAGTGGTCGGCGACCCGGCACGCCTGCGTCAGATACTTGCCGGACTGGCCGACAACGCTATCAAGTTTACCGGAGATGGTTTCATCAATATCCAGGCGGGATTCTTTGCCCTGGAAGACAACTGCATTATCCTGAATTGCTCAATCAGCGATTCCGGTTCCGGGATTCCGGTGGAACGCCTTCAGGACATTTTTAACTCCTTCGAACAGTTAGACCATGGCAACAGCCGGGGATTCGGTGGCACCGGCCTGGGATTGTCCCTTGTTCAACGGCTGGTGGAACTCATGGGTGGCCACATTCAGGTCGAAACCGATCTGGGCAAAGGCTCTTCATTCCGCTTTGAACTGCCCTTCGAGTTGGCCAATCCGACCAACCAATCAGAGCCCTCCGGCCCGCCGCCCAGAGAAGCCATCAACAGCACCAGCCATGCCCTGGTAGTGGAAGACAACCCCGTGAACCAGCGCGTTGCCACGGCCATGCTCAAGCGGCTGGGCTTCCAGACGGATTCCGCCAATAACGGTAAGGAAGCACTTGAGAAGGTCACTACCAATCACACGGGTTACGACATTATTCTGATGGATTGCCAGATGCCGGTGATGGATGGTTATGAGGCAACCCGGTTTATCCGGGAATGGGAACAGAGTAACGGCCAGATCGGCACGCCGATCATCGCCTTGACGGCCGACGTACTCCCCGGCACCGAGAAGAGCTGTCTCGACTGTGGAATGAATGACTATCTGGCCAAACCGGTCCGCAAGGAAATGTTGCGGGAAGTGCTGAGCCGCTGGATTCAGCTCTAG
- a CDS encoding bile acid:sodium symporter family protein — protein MKFRIDTFTLLLLGAIVLATFLPATGQAGDALATAGTVAVALLFFFHGAALSREQIIAGATHWRLHILITSLTFIFFPLAVLPINGLSDIAPSWMPRDLGLGFLYLGVLPSAVSSSIAYTAMARGNVPAAICSAAASNVFGMMLTPFLLLLLVSTSGGGDFSIAEALKDIILQLLLPFAVGHALRPWLGGFLGRNETLMSRYDQCVIWLIVYSAFSHSVESGLWENLPLQAILFAIALCLGLLLLFMVFAKFLVRRFGFSLEDEAAVVFCGSKKSLASGLPMAKVLFSGHPGFGMIVLPIMCYNQIQVIVGAILAQKYREKIERANANETS, from the coding sequence ATGAAATTCCGGATCGACACCTTTACCCTGCTGCTGCTCGGTGCCATCGTCCTGGCGACGTTCCTGCCGGCCACCGGCCAGGCCGGGGACGCCCTGGCAACGGCCGGAACCGTTGCCGTCGCTCTGCTCTTCTTCTTTCATGGCGCGGCACTCTCTCGGGAACAGATCATCGCCGGTGCCACTCACTGGCGACTGCACATCCTGATCACCTCGCTCACGTTCATCTTTTTTCCGCTGGCGGTGCTGCCGATCAACGGACTCAGCGACATTGCGCCTTCCTGGATGCCGAGGGATCTCGGGCTCGGATTCCTTTACCTGGGCGTGCTGCCGTCGGCGGTTTCTTCCTCCATCGCCTACACAGCAATGGCCAGGGGCAATGTACCCGCAGCCATCTGCAGCGCAGCCGCCTCCAATGTCTTCGGCATGATGCTGACGCCGTTCCTGCTGTTGCTGCTGGTAAGTACATCCGGTGGCGGGGATTTCTCCATTGCGGAGGCCCTCAAAGACATTATCCTGCAACTACTGCTGCCCTTTGCCGTGGGCCACGCCCTAAGGCCCTGGCTCGGAGGGTTCCTGGGCAGAAACGAAACGCTGATGTCGCGCTACGACCAGTGCGTGATCTGGCTGATTGTTTACTCTGCCTTCTCGCATTCAGTGGAAAGTGGGCTCTGGGAGAACCTGCCGCTCCAGGCCATTCTGTTCGCCATCGCGCTGTGCCTGGGCTTGCTGCTGTTGTTTATGGTGTTTGCGAAATTCCTGGTGCGGCGATTTGGCTTCAGCCTGGAAGATGAAGCCGCGGTGGTGTTCTGCGGCTCGAAGAAGAGTCTGGCATCTGGCTTGCCGATGGCCAAAGTTCTGTTCTCGGGCCATCCCGGTTTTGGCATGATCGTGTTACCGATCATGTGCTACAACCAGATACAGGTGATTGTGGGAGCCATCCTGGCCCAGAAGTACCGGGAAAAAATTGAACGGGCAAACGCGAACGAGACCAGCTAA
- a CDS encoding ABC transporter substrate-binding protein, with amino-acid sequence MERKSGTNHPNRPGSRIRGLVHKALWFLLFAAFCTFVSAQESTARTAFFAGSGNAPLDQHLVQLLKAQMGPTISLVEVTEDQLATLDSGPIITAGPSAFSRARQANRSAPILALLVDKSFISGFADRSPGQITGVLYDVPLIRQALTGKAILPQATKIALLATADSVELYEPLIDKLPAYGMSARLFLVDDDDKLIPTLVRALGYGDFLLAAPDSAIYNPRTIKHILLTAYRRNQIVIGPTQAYVKAGSLASSYAPFPEMIEMADDFLTKYFETGEFPAPSYPEDFRVEVNAQVARSLNIPLPSREDIAQRVDRQLTANGEVADE; translated from the coding sequence ATGGAACGAAAGTCAGGCACGAATCACCCTAATCGGCCCGGAAGCCGAATCCGGGGTCTTGTTCACAAGGCCCTGTGGTTTTTGCTTTTCGCCGCTTTTTGCACGTTTGTCAGCGCTCAGGAGTCCACCGCGAGAACGGCCTTCTTCGCCGGCTCAGGCAACGCGCCGCTTGATCAGCACCTCGTGCAACTCCTCAAAGCACAGATGGGGCCAACCATTTCTCTTGTAGAGGTCACTGAAGACCAACTGGCGACGCTTGATTCCGGACCAATCATTACTGCTGGACCTTCCGCCTTCTCCCGCGCCCGGCAGGCAAATCGCTCCGCGCCCATTCTCGCGCTGCTGGTTGATAAGTCCTTTATTTCGGGTTTTGCGGACCGCTCCCCCGGCCAGATCACCGGCGTTCTGTATGACGTTCCTCTCATCCGTCAGGCTCTGACGGGAAAGGCCATACTGCCACAGGCTACCAAGATTGCCCTGCTGGCAACCGCAGATTCGGTGGAACTCTACGAACCACTGATTGATAAGCTGCCGGCCTATGGCATGTCGGCTCGGCTATTTCTTGTCGATGACGACGACAAGCTGATTCCGACGCTCGTCCGCGCTCTGGGTTACGGTGATTTTCTGTTAGCCGCCCCGGACAGCGCCATCTACAACCCCAGAACCATCAAACACATTCTGCTGACCGCTTATCGCCGTAATCAGATCGTCATTGGACCAACGCAAGCTTATGTGAAGGCGGGATCACTTGCATCCAGCTATGCGCCGTTTCCAGAAATGATCGAGATGGCAGATGATTTTCTGACCAAGTATTTCGAGACAGGAGAGTTTCCGGCACCCTCCTACCCGGAAGACTTCCGGGTTGAAGTGAACGCTCAGGTTGCTCGTTCCCTGAATATCCCCCTTCCCAGCCGTGAAGACATTGCCCAACGGGTGGACAGACAACTGACTGCCAATGGGGAGGTGGCCGATGAGTAA
- a CDS encoding molecular chaperone DnaJ yields the protein MNCWEILGIEPTDDRRRIQDAYEQQLKFASESEAKSLEQAFREAVGDAPAPATRPANTAQPGQPTHEAEEASERPLDANDGQVVREVVIQIKALLNDSSRSKDAGIWQAILCEPPADQPQLRREIGRQLEPQVRPMAENGTFPAPVAQFLGEWFGWFSMEEAPEVVDERNYPEPGMAEEQGDQPPQMVNFWPAVIGWIVGLVILATLFGGMGGG from the coding sequence ATGAATTGTTGGGAAATCCTTGGAATTGAACCCACCGACGATCGTCGGAGAATCCAGGATGCGTATGAGCAACAGCTCAAATTTGCTTCGGAAAGCGAGGCAAAAAGCCTGGAGCAGGCGTTTCGGGAAGCGGTGGGTGATGCGCCAGCGCCGGCAACCCGGCCAGCCAACACTGCGCAGCCCGGCCAGCCGACTCATGAGGCAGAAGAGGCAAGTGAACGTCCCCTCGATGCCAATGATGGGCAGGTAGTTCGTGAGGTTGTTATTCAGATCAAGGCACTGCTCAATGACTCATCCAGAAGCAAGGATGCGGGTATCTGGCAAGCCATTCTTTGCGAGCCGCCGGCCGATCAGCCGCAATTGCGACGTGAAATCGGCCGGCAACTGGAGCCCCAGGTGCGACCAATGGCTGAAAACGGAACCTTTCCGGCCCCGGTTGCACAGTTTCTGGGGGAGTGGTTTGGCTGGTTCAGCATGGAGGAGGCTCCTGAGGTAGTCGACGAGCGCAACTACCCGGAACCCGGCATGGCAGAAGAGCAGGGTGACCAGCCTCCGCAGATGGTGAATTTCTGGCCGGCGGTTATTGGCTGGATAGTCGGCCTGGTGATCCTGGCCACGCTGTTTGGCGGAATGGGAGGCGGTTAA